atcGTCAATCATGAGGTCCGTTCGCGTTGGAGTAGTGTAATATCGGAGAGTACGAAATGTTGCTATTTTGCTCACGTTCGTTTCATGCATATATTGGAGTTTCCTTGTCTAATCTTTTCGCATTCCGGTCTGGAGATGTCGTTGGTGGGCGATATTTCGGTTGTTATATAGTAGTTTCCCATTCTCCGATTGAGGTGTTTCTTTGGTTGCTCGCCTGCGTAGCGCTTGTGTTCCTGTTTGAGAAAAGAGAAGAAGGTGAGTCAAAGCGATATTTTCCTTACCCTGATCCGATGAGTCGGTGAATGAGGGTGGATTTGCAACGTTGCTCGTTTTGCCCGGCATTTCGATGGTGACGGGGCGATGGTTCCTGAATTCGGTGATTGTGTCCAGCTCTCTTTCCCCTTCTATGTTGTGCTTTTGTCCTGTGTGGGTTGGGATTTGCCTTAGTGCTCTTTTCGGTTGGCAATCGTGTTTCCGATTTTTGATCTGGAAGAGActaggaaatttcactaagaaatcTCCACAGACGGCGCTAAATTGTTTCACTCAAAAAATATTGGAAcatttttgaataaatcaattaaaaaaaaatgaaggggtaaatcttagtcaaccACAATAAACTCCAGATCAATAAACTAATTGGAAAAGTAATACATAAGATGAGATAGAGGTAATCAATCTTATTGAAACTTTCCGTTATGGCTCCCATTAAGGTGGAGACTATTTTACATATTTTCTTGAAGAATGCTTCGTTCTTCTTTTCGTTATCAAGATTACGGAAGAGAGAACTAGGGAGAgagaaagaagtaaaaaaaaaaaaaaccttttaccGAAGGTTTTCTCCTACTATATATAGTCATGGGACCTTTGCTATGTACTTGGTCTGACGCTCTTTCACACTATGTCTGCCTTGATCGTTCCCTGAACGTTATTTCTTCTGACTCGACGGTATCGTGAGCGCGGGATATGGAAAAGACCGTATCGTTTTTCGCTACCTTGCCGTTTGGACGGGATGTTGGTCAGCTTGACCGcagtggtcagattttgaccaatacaatcCTGAATCAAGCAACTGGTAGCTTTATGCTTAGCTCAAATTTTCCTTATGAATTTAGCTTGACATCCTTAAATCTATTACGACCTAGAAAAATATGTACGGGAAATAAATATTACCGTTTATTTTATGGGGGTCCGACTTTATTTTTTGTGACAGCCTTTATGctatatatattttaaggaccCAAATTAGCAATTATACTTCAGTAACAAAATAAGTTGGAATCGGCTATCACCAACATTTACCACTACAAGTGAAATTGTGTGTATGATCAAGTTTGTAAGTCTGACATCAAATACGCATATTAGGCTTAGAGCCTTTGGACTAATCGTTCTTTGCTTAATCACTCAATCAGAATCAGCCAGCCATGAGCCAACGAGCGTAAAAGAGTAGTTGTGTGGGGTTCACATGGTGTGGTGTGGGGTCCCACAAAATGCATCCCTGGAGCCCACCTAAACCCACCACTCTCTATCTCTCTATATTtctcattttaccatttttttcaTATTCCATTTCCAGTATACACCTCATCCacctatacacacacacatactatTATATACTCTTTCTCATAAATTCTCTCTCCTCTTAACTTTCTCTCTCTTGCTGTACAGCACCAGTCATATTCTCTGAAGAACACTTGTGACTTATTCCCGGATTCATGTCGGTATGTGTACAATCCAGCCTTAAATTTGGGTTTTTGTCCATataatatttctttttttgtttttggttactCGATTTTATTTACCTTTTCCGAATTACCTCATGAGTTAATTAGCTCTCTCATGTTATATGTTTTTTCAGTTTCTGAATTTTGATTGATCGCTTTGTTCTTATGAAATTTACTTTGAATTAGAtcgtcaaaaaaaaaaagtattttgttgttgtattttgaCTGCTCCTGAGGTACTTTACCAGTGTTTATTAGGGTGAACTTTAATTGATATCATAATTGTTACTACCAATGCTGGTGTGAGATACCAGGTACTTGGTGGAATAGTCGAGATGCACACTAGATGCTTAGACGCCACTGTCATTAAAAAGAAAAGTTGTTACTAGAGGCCTCCGTTAGTCtctttataaaattcatcatttgataattatttttcttttcacttaATCTATTTTCAAATGAAGAGTTGGTAGAGTTGGTAGTATGGTCTGATTAACCTCGTAAGTTATATTCTATAGATTGTGCCACTCCATGTTTTTCCTTGTTGGGTCGCCGAAATTTGGTAAAGTATACACTTAGTCCACTATGTTTAATTGCATATGAAGTTGGAATTGATGTGTTCTATTGCTGAGAGCAGAAAAGGGAATTCGATGTAGGATTTTTATGGATGCATTTGGTAGGTGAACTGTGATGTGTCCTTATAACTGTACGGTCTTTTGCGATTAATATGGAGATTCTATTGATTAATTCGACTTGGTAACTCTTTGTTGTTTGGCTTGCATAATTTAGCACTGGTAGTGCCGTGTGTAGATTTCTAACTCCTAGTTAATGCAATAAGTTCTACGACATGCTTCTTATATTTAGTGCATAAATCCTCTATGCCGATGCATTTCTTGATGGTAAAATATATGTCTCCCCAGTTGGAGTTAATTTGAGATGTCTAAGAAGTTTATGGATCATATGAATATTATGGCGTTTCAGGCTTAGAACTCGTTGAAGGTATCAAGGCCCTTTTACAGAGATTGAGGTCATAGTGGTTTAAGAACTTCTTAACAGAGGATGACTATGATGCCAGTTTCCAAATATTTGGCTGTTACCCTTCATCTATTTATGTGAAATAAATGCGGGGAGGCGGTAGGTGAAGGAAAATTTGAGAAGAGACAATGGATTATGAGAGAGTGACTTTAGCTACTGATTGGCCCCTAAAGATCTAAACCTGTTACTTGGGATTTCACAAATGTATATTGTTCCAATCACTGAGCGAGCCCCATGATCAGATCCTTATCGTATATCAAAGAATAATCCTTTTATCACGTACCTCGATTTATGCAACTCAGATGTTCTGGATCAGCTTTGATATGAACTGCAGTTCATGCAAGAAAATAGAATGGGAAATCTAGTGGTGTCTTTTTGTTTGGTTGCATAATGGGATTTGTAGGAAGACATGGAGAATTTGACCATGCTTAGATTACTTAGTTGAACTTGTAGAATGAAATTTTTAGGGAACTAGCTCCTTTTAAGCGCATAAGATCACGTGCTTTCCATCAAATAAGGTTTTAAAGAAGTAAATAAGAAGGATCAAAAAAAATTCCGAATAATCTTACTTCAGGAACTCCAATGCGCATGCTTAACAATATACATATATCAATATATCAGGGAGTATTCTCATGCTTGTCCAATTATTTTGTGTTTTCTTGTTTCACTTTTTATGTCTAACCATCAGCAGGAGAAGGGTCAACCATTGCCTAAGTTTGGTGAGTGGGATGTCAATGACCCAGCTTCAGCAGAGGGATTCACGGTGATCTTCAACAAGGCCCGAAATGAGAAAAAAACAGGTGGCAATCCAGAATCACCTTCAAAGGCTGATTCCAATACAAAGCAAGCTGCAGACCCGTTCAAACCTCAAGCTGTAAGTTGATCTTATAACTCAATGTGAACGTTTTTACCACTATGATCTTCTTTTTCCTCctctctcttattttattttatgtattccTAACCAAATATCTTCACACAATTAAAACTGAGATAATTTGGCTGTTATAGCATACATCTTCATATAAAGAGTTTTTGCGTATAAAACATAAGATTTTTATTATCAAAGAGGTGAAATATCATAGCCGCTCCATCATCCCCCACCCCTCCCCACCCCAAccgaagaaaaaataaagaataaaggaGAAGAAAGAATGGCCGGAGTGTTATCCAATGTCCAAGCTTAAGCCGCTTTTAGGCTATCTTTAGTAGCATCTGGCTATGATACTATGGTCCTGATTTGGAGTGTTCTTCATGaaacatttttcaaaataaattgtcAATTACATTGTAATCAAGTAGTCAATATTACTTGAAAGATCAATGAAAGAGTTTGATCGCGAATGAGCTGAATTAGGAGAAAATTGAGAGATTAAACTTCATATAAATGATCCAAAATATTTTGAGTGTATGTATAGGGTCAATAGGATAGTCGCATACTTCATATAGGGTGGAGGAACTGCATTGTTGCCCAAGCATAATCCATCAAAGCTGGCTAACCTTCATACAAAGCGCCTAGTCAAATTTATAAAAACCTCAATGGAGTTGAGGGTCTAAAGTCTAAACCGGGACGATCAACGATAAAATAAGCTTAAGCCAATGTAGGGACTCGACTCGGAAATCGTTCTAGGTTTAGGTAGTGAACTTCTCCAGCAAGAAATTCACTAGTTTGCATGAACGCCCCATGGCATGTTATTTTGTTAACTGAGAAATCGTTGTTTTCTAGCTTCGAAACTCGGATAATGGGCCACAGAACattttctcttatgtgtttaactTTAGTTTATGTAAAATGTTCTATAAATAATAATTGGTGATATAAAATATTCCTAAATAGATTAATCCATTTTTGTAAATATTTCTTATGATTTCTTATgaaatatttcatattttaatatatttgaaaactttatttatgatatttaaagCTATATACAATTTTATGGCGCCTGTTTCCCGTCTCTGCTCATAGGTAAAACTCTTGCTCCTAATAAAATAGTCTTCATAAACACCACTGTGTTGGCTCCTTAAATTTTTGTAAGTGGGGAGAGAATAAAAATTTGTCCTGTTAGCCGAAGCATAAAATTCGTAATTTACTTATTGCATACTTTCGTCTAACTAAGTTGAATAGaaaattaattagaaaaactTTGTTTCTAAGTTGGCCATGGGTTTTTCTGGATGTGAGCATCTATAACAAGTGAAGGACTGTACATGGGATCTTATACCCTGGTGCTGAAAACGGGTCTTTTTACTCCTTTTGTTTTGACTTCTCTTGAATGGAACTTTCTAGTTTAAGGTTGGAGTTAATTGTCAGGTAAGTTTGGTGTTTTAGCTTGTACTTGGGACAAATAACTAGAGAATTTGAAGAATTCCACCCGGTAGTAACTTCCATTTgggtggtttttttttttttggggggggggaggaagTGATATTACCCCTTTAATCCCAACATGTTCGGTTCTTTTCGACTTTGATAATTTCTTTTTTGATAAGTAATCAAAGATTTTCCTCTCTACctgcacaaggtaggggtaagatctgcttACACACTACCCTTCCAGACTCCACTTATGGcatgtgggatttcactgggtttgttgttgttgttgttattgtaagtAATCAAAGATTTTATAAATGCTTGAGCCAGTGCGACAAAAACATGACTACAAATTGTGCAAATCCCCTATTCTGTTGAAGGTATTGGAAAAAAGGAGAAAGGTAGACACAATTTTATTTTAGAATATACTACCTTTTTATTTTCCGTCGTATCTTTCTCCTGACATGCTGCATGGTGGCGAAAGTTGGGAAGACTTGGTTACCTGTTCTCAAACTTAGTCTTGGAATATCGGGGCCAAtttattgttgctgttgttatttttgtttgttCTCTCTTTGAAATTTATCTTTGTGGCTAGTTATGACTGGATCTTAATGTTAGATTGACTTACCCAACAACTGGGCTGTGATGTTTGAACTGACACTAACATTTCTCTGGTGAACCTCTGAAACATTCCTGTTATCTTTCAGAATTtcactttaatttttattttgcagaaaaaaTGGTTTTGCTGCATGCAAAGCCCCCATGCAGAATCCTGACAAGGTTATCTATCTGCCCGCGTCGAATATTGAATTCATATTCATAACAAACTCCAGAACTCCCTTTGTGTTGGCGCTGGAGACAGAGGAATTGCTCAAGTCACTTTTTGTCTTGTAAACTTGTGATAGTGGGGAGAATATGAAAAACGACATGTTTGATGTACCTATGTGATGTATTTGTATTTTACATTTAGCAGACAAGTTTTCGATTGCTTTCATATACGTGTGGTTAGCACATCTCAACTATTATTATTCTGATAATTTCATCACAATCATATCTTGTTTGCATAGGTTTTTCTGGTGCCAAGCTTACCAACTTATTGCGTATTCACGACCAACTTGCATTATGCAGCCATTTGGAGTTGTATGTGTAAAATTGGTGTATCTGGCAGCTATATAATTGTCGACATCTGTTAAACTACCAAATAACAGGCTTATAGAAAACATTTAACAACCTAAGGATCTGTAGGTTTGGAGTAAGATTAGAAACCGTACGCATGTTGTTATGGCACTACTCCAGGACTTCATGCAAGATAACTTCTCCAGCCACTGATTTCTTCGTATAGTCAGATGCAGCCTACACATGCTAAAAGCCTAGTATTTAAGTGGAAGGATAGAGGGGGTTGAGTATGTTATCTATCGAATTTTGAACCAGGCGCCAGCTAGGGAATTTCTCGaatatcaacaaaaaaaataagaaagaatataaataatcaagtgcaagaataaggaaaacaaaatgCAGAATTTACAGAACTACTGCCAATTAGTTCCCTTAGAGAATTTGAAACAACATTCTATTTACTTGATGGGAAATTGCCACTGCAAATATATGATTGCTGATTACAAAATTTGATTTATCAAATTCAGCAATCGACCATGTCATGGCCTTTAAAGGAATTGCAAGCAAAGAGATTAGGAAAACCTCACTAAATCCTGAAAGAATGTACtgaaataacataatttatgaaTAAAACATCTGTGATTCTAGTTTCTGTGGGATCTGCCTTCAGAAAAAGGCACAAAAAGTTAATACTTCTAAAGTTTACAAGGTTTGGCAGAAGCATATCATCATTCCTGTGCCAAAAGCTAAACTCTGGACTGCCCCagctttctttcaaacaaattCTTGAGGAGGAATACTTGGAGAAAACTAACACAAATAAGAGCTGAAGACTCGAACAGAGCTTTGTAGACGGCTCTTTTGCTCATTCCTTCATTCACTGCATTAGTAGGAATTAAATCTGTGAGACCATGTCATGGACTATGCACACTTTCATGACTGCAGCTAATCTGGGGGTTAAATTTGAGATGcaaaaagtaaaaacatataCAGTATACCGGCGGATTCTAAGATGGATGCCTGGTCATACAAGATTAGATAAAATTAGAAATGATCACATTCGCAAGttcaagtagcacacatcaagGATAAAGTGAGGGAGTGCTACTTGAGATGGTTTGATCATGTCCCAAGTCGACCTTCAGATGCACCAGTCCATAAGTGTGTCACCATGGTGAGtgaaggtattaaaagagaatgAGGTAGACTTAAAATTACATGGAAGGAAGTTATCTCGGAGGAGATACAATTTCTAGAGATTCATGCAGACTAAGCAAAAGATAGGACacaatgaaagaaaaatatcTATATAGGCGGATACATATTAATACGAAATATGTTTTAGTGATAGCACTTTTACTATAGTTTTTATGCTTTAGTCTAACCTAAGCCTGTTAATCGGGCCGGGCTGACCCGTTTTCAGCCCGCTTCAACCCGGGTCAACCCCCTACTGTTCACTATTGGACGGGTTGGGACAGGTTGTTTAGGGGGGTAGGTTGTGGACGTTCACGTTTAGCTTAACGGTGCACCTAACCCGCGTAACCCAATATTTCTTAACGGGTTGAACACGGGCTGCAGCCCGTTAGCAGCCCGGTTACcgttggatttttttttaatttaattggaCCGTTCCCAACGGTTAAATTGAGAAATGACCGTTGGGGAACGGCCagattttgcaaaaatgaccAATTTCGCCCccgcctcccccccccccccacacacacacctctaataattgcaaaattacttttttaaccttttaaaatctataaatagccccccttcttcttcattttttctcacaattcactctcttactactctaattctctctcaagtctcaattctctcttgatattatagttcttaaattctcaaatctcaaattctcaattatttattatttcaagtttcatcaattatttagtttagccattacaaaattattattatcaaatatcaattattcaagtgaagtgtggtatcaagtattcaagtattatcaactatcaagtttcggtctatcaattgaagtttgaattttgatatcaaaaattcaaaattagtgcGGCATAAGGAATCCCggtacactcgttccatctctttctcttatttggtgtacccttattttattatttagaattattaattattaattattaatttagtttcttaatttaatttcttaatttaatttcttactttaatagtttaatttatataatggatttacttagagcggccaaaaaagcgtgcactagtagaggtggtagtaagaatacttcaaaaagaacaagaggtggtgttggttcttctagtagcttcacatatttctgaaagttcacctgaaaatttaaatgtagattatgagcgaatgcaagaaaattatggtgtaaatgatgatttagatgctttgttagatgatattcaatcacccgataatcttgaaacaccaccacctacacctggtaatgctagtcaaactcaaaatattagggGTGCAACAAGTAGGCCTCCTCTCCCAGTGTTCAAAATAGCGACCACTTCCTCGCTTTAAGTGAGAAGCGAAGCGGAGCGCCGGGTAGGTCGCTACCCTAACTAAAAGCGGCTCAGGTGGTAAAAAGCGACTGCTTCTGCCAAAAAAGCGAGAAGCGGTGAAGTGGTAGGAAGCGGAAGAAGCAAGCGCTTCTGGAAATAAAAGCCCAAACGAGTCCTTTTAGATTAAAAAACCCAAATCGAGTGAGTCTTCTATTTTAGTCATTCTTCAGCAGCAACCTAGGGTGATAAACCAGCGATTTCTTCCTCACATGAAGCAACGATTTGTTCAAGCAAACTAgggttcttcttctttttcaacattACCACAAGTCAACAACagctttcaagtttcaacaggtatgtttttattttcattcttcttcttctttctcttctttttctttttctttctaaacgTCCAAAAAGCGCCGAAATGCTGGCGAATTTTTTTCAGAAAAATTCTGCCCAATTTCTGCCAAATTATATATTTCTTATTCTTAGTTCTTATTGCCTTTCTTATGTGTTATGTAGTTGATATTTTAATGGCGCCAAAAGAAGATAGGAAAGACCCGGCTTTGGCTTACTCGGCAAGAGTTAGCGAGACCAACAAGATGGCCATTAGATGTCTTTTTGTGATATGGAGGAATCTATCGTCAAAAAGCGCATCTAATCGGTGGTGATCCAAATGTCGCATCTTGTCCTAAAGTTCCGGGGTATGTGAAGGAAGAATTGAAAGCATACCTTCAAAAAAAGAAAGAGTTAAAGACTCAAATGATGCATGAACAAGAACTTTATaatcttgatgatgatgatgatgaaacaGAAGAAGGTGAGGATGCTTCGTCGCTTCCACCAAAATCACAAAAACGGGGAAGGATGCTTCCACCAATGTCTTCTAGTTGTGGATCTACTGGCAAGACCAAAGGTCCTATGG
Above is a window of Nicotiana tabacum cultivar K326 chromosome 8, ASM71507v2, whole genome shotgun sequence DNA encoding:
- the LOC107776106 gene encoding protein NOI4 isoform X1, with product MSQEKGQPLPKFGEWDVNDPASAEGFTVIFNKARNEKKTGGNPESPSKADSNTKQAADPFKPQAKKWFCCMQSPHAES
- the LOC107776106 gene encoding protein NOI4 isoform X2 produces the protein MSEKGQPLPKFGEWDVNDPASAEGFTVIFNKARNEKKTGGNPESPSKADSNTKQAADPFKPQAKKWFCCMQSPHAES